Below is a genomic region from Papilio machaon chromosome 19, ilPapMach1.1, whole genome shotgun sequence.
TATTAATCTGAGCACTACTTTACGTTTTATccaatatacattttattatcgtaaaattttatttaagtaaacatcaaacttaacttaaaacttttaagaAATTTGTTAATCCACTTTAATTCAAGTCAACGTCGACCGTTTCCCATTGTTGGAAGTCATTCAGTAATTGTGCAAACGTAAGTTCGCctatgttaaaaaatcttttttgtaattcaaacCGTATCCTTATCAAGTTAAggttttaaatacaatgaaagtttcatttgaaaatggaatgCGTAGGGCGCGTGCTCGTATGTTTACTAGGGGTTGCGTTTGCGCCGTTTCCGAAGccagtttttttatgttatccCCTACATCAGCTCAGTTGACGGTTAATCGTTGAACAGTTCAGACGGAGTGTAGTCTCAAATTGCATAGAATTCGGATTTAATTCCATTTAAAGgagcataaattatttttaaagtttcgtGATCTTTCTCgtgaaataatttctttgattGTTGTTACCGTAACAAGTGTAGTTAAACCTGTGTAAATTCAAGTTAAACAAGGATGGAAACCGGACCACCGAGACGGTTCCGCTCCAAGGCGCACCCTTAAGACAGGAAGAGGTCAGACGATCGTGTTTATAATTCAAGTCCAGACGTGGGGGAAGAAACTGCTTACAATATGGATTCgccaaaaattatttacaagtaCTATTCAAATCCCGCTTTCTGTTCCCAAAGCGAGGTTGTATTTGCACAAAAGTCATGTGTAACAAAGCTGGTCACCCCGAGTCGAAGGATGCCTCCGTTAGGAGGGAATTCACCGAGGAAAAACGAAATCGACAACCGAATAGTCAGAACTGATATATCCGATAATCCGTTGCGATTGACACCAGCTGGAAGAATGAAAGATGAACCACCGGAACTACCGCCCAAACCTCCGAAGTATCAGCGGCAGTTCCAAAGGCAGGCGTCACTAATATGTAAGCCGACGAGACAAATCGTACGATGTAGAACACGCAGCGAGGATTTAGAAATGGCACAGTTGAGGCAGACACAGAGGAACAAGTATGAAAGAAACGCTGAGAGCGACGACGGCCTGGAAGATAGCAGAATGAAGCACCGGTATGAAGTTATCAGAGATATAGATGACGGCTTAGATTACTCACCGACAAAGAAGAGAATAGTGGAAGCGGATGCCAGTGAAATCGAAGAGTATAATGTTGACGGACCAGATGAAAACGAAATGAAAGAAATACCAACGGAAATAGTGAAGACGGTTAACGGTAAGACGCACAGGTACGCCATTGTTCCCTCTGATGATGAGGAGCCGAGGAAAATGAACGTTACCTTTTCATCACCGATCATGTCGCAGAAGAATTTGATCGCTACTCAGAAACTACACGAGCTACTGTCGACGCCGAGGAAGTTGAAGAGTTATGCGAGTCAACCTTCCGTAAGGATAACACCTAATAAACAAACAAGCCCTAACGTCTATGTTGACACTCCgaagaaattaatatcaagCACACCAACCCAAGGAGTTACTCCTTCTAAGTCCTGTGCCAATTTATCAATAATGAGGAGCGCAACATCTCCTATTTCACCAAAAGTTCcacagaaattaaattatggttTATCTGATGAATTTGAAAGACAGGACGTGTTCGTTACTAGTTTTAGAGACAAGAGTCGCGACAGAAGCCTTGATATGGATAGGAGAGAAGCGAGTAGAGAGAGCAGAAGAAACTACGACAATAGAGGAAGGGATAGTCAAAGAAGAGATAAAAATACCGCGATCATTATGCCCAGGTATGTGTTAATCTTTACTgcattattatgttaataattatcGACGTTTTTAGCCAGCCagtctatattttatattaataatcatGTGACAACGAAAACGTACATTTGCGAATGTTGTATATCATTTGCTTTCACAATTAAGTacatatagatagatattcaCATAGTAACTATTAGATGCGCATGCACACCTTGTCAACAATTAGGCGCAGATGGCTTAACAGGTGTAATATTCATCGAAAAGTTACTCAGTTATGTCGTAGCGGTATAGCCAAGTgagcttttttattaattaccagTTTATCACACAGAGTCGCGCCACAGAGCCCATCGGTATATTCAGAGGAGACGTACAAATCTCTGTCAACCCTAAAAGCGGTAAACAGTTCGTTTGCATCGCTCACCATTGCTGCTCTAATGCTAACGTTGTGCGGCGGTCTGACTACTGGGCTGAGCTTCTATATGATGTATACTGTAagtatattaagtataataataataatgtttatttaattcagactACAAAGAtccatattattatacaagGGTTAGTAAAGGCTTAATAAGTactgaatatattatattttcagatGGGTCGTCGCTACTACCTCGATTTCGGAGTCCTGTCCGGCTTCACATGTTTCCTATTAGGAATGCTTGGCTTGAGGTCCCGCAGGAATCAGTTATTGCCAAACAGGAACTATATATCtggtaaatatattaataatagtacGTTTCTGAATagacatagaataatttacaAGTAGGTGAACTatggaaaaattattttattaccaatGAAATTAGAATGGCGGGAAGCCCGCATACACAGTTCAACCGcaacgtttttttattagacacactaagataataatattacaaactcgcaattctttattttatctttaccgagctaatttttaatttaaactatactTGAtccatatttttaacaatttatttttattttcaggttaCATAGTGCTGTCTTCATTTTCTTTACTCAGTGCTTTCggtcttttaattttattatctgtacaACCATTGCCTGGTACAGCCCTCAACGATATTACCTCAGGAGCTGTATGTAGCATAAGTATTCTCTCATTATGTCTCGCTACAATAGGACTTTTAGCTTCATATTGTTGTGCAAGAGACCCACCTGATAATAGAGTCGGTACAACGAGGtggtattaaaacactttggTGTACATTTTGAAGTCAGTTGGCTGAATGACTACAATGACATTTGCCTTTAgcctttacaaaaaaaaatatcttaaaatataatgttgttTGTGAACTTGtaacttgtattattattacttatatgttttgtaatcatttaagtaataataatttgttaaggTAAGTATTTATTGCTTGTATTACGttctaagaataaaaatatagaatatatcatttaatatcaatCAAAAGCATTAATATGTACTAGTTTAATTAACCAAAGAatggattttaatttatatagttttcttTATGACGTCGTATTCagttatacaaatatgtactgaaattaaatttaaaaataatatgtaaacattatattttaacttgtaaaatttttaagataaGTATCTCTGTATAAGTAAGTAGATATATTTAAACCACAAAATGCATacatttgtaatgtaaaacataaccGCGAGTTTCCACCTTtatacttgtacaaaaacatgtcatcCCGCATCCCGctcattcttttatttaatcaaaacagaaatcttaaaatttacttttgtaaaattgttacaGCAGTAAAAACCTTTAGAGGTCATGATGTTATGAATgttaaaatgtgtaataaagttaatatcgaacatatttgattgtttttttttaccacaTTTATATTGCTACCACATTCCCGCTGGCAAGCCGTGCAGGCCTGggacatatattattttttatgacttatggtttatataaaaacattgcaTTGGTAAATGGAAGATTAATAAAGATGAAGCAAACGAAGTATACAAATGGAATTAGTTGCCAGCATCAATGTACAGCTATACTGTGCTAAACTTATACAGGAAATAGGATATTGATAAAACCTTTTACGATGCTTTAACAAAGAAACCAtgctttttttcataatatacgAAATACGGTTGGATGTTTATATTATGACCTTGACATTTATTAATCGCTACTGTTATGAGAACAGTGATTGCTATTAGCCGCTATGTGTGtaaggaccgcgccaaatggaaATCCGTGGTCTCTGCCTGCCCGTCTGGTTTACAGGcgtttgttgttgttgttgctatTAGCAGTCACCGTAACCAAGACTATAGTTTAAACATAAAGGAATTTTTCTATTGCATTTCAGCccagttatttttaactattagcTTAATTTGgctaatagtaaaaaaaaaatatttttcgatcAGATTGGAATGATTAAGAAGTATGCGAGTAACGGAACGCATAACTTTTTAGATAATTAAACgtcattttaaatctattgtcAATTTGTCAATTCTAATTCTCTTAGAAGTTATCGAGTTATTGTTCTAGTttgataacataattaaaagtatttgatGACATGTTGTGATTGAAGTATTAAGCACACGATGTTTAAACAATTGTTGATTTAATAACTTCactactttataaataagtgaTTGTGATAACagttatgtttttcatttaataacaaataattaaagtaagtcTTTGTTTGTATCtcattacaaatacattttattacactataatttgttttattgaatctAATGTggacttttaattataacattcgTTTATACGTTCTAGAAATCTGAATACATGTCCCAagagatttatattatttaaaacttatttgatgcaaaaatatatgattGTTAAAGAATAACCTTGTTATCACTAACTACGCGTATTTCAGTATACGTATAGTTTGCTTCAAACTTATTTTAGGTcattttaattgctttgttTCTGAGTTATCATAAACCATTGTACATTTATAGCCTCAACCTTTATA
It encodes:
- the LOC106709477 gene encoding uncharacterized protein LOC106709477 encodes the protein MDSPKIIYKYYSNPAFCSQSEVVFAQKSCVTKLVTPSRRMPPLGGNSPRKNEIDNRIVRTDISDNPLRLTPAGRMKDEPPELPPKPPKYQRQFQRQASLICKPTRQIVRCRTRSEDLEMAQLRQTQRNKYERNAESDDGLEDSRMKHRYEVIRDIDDGLDYSPTKKRIVEADASEIEEYNVDGPDENEMKEIPTEIVKTVNGKTHRYAIVPSDDEEPRKMNVTFSSPIMSQKNLIATQKLHELLSTPRKLKSYASQPSVRITPNKQTSPNVYVDTPKKLISSTPTQGVTPSKSCANLSIMRSATSPISPKVPQKLNYGLSDEFERQDVFVTSFRDKSRDRSLDMDRREASRESRRNYDNRGRDSQRRDKNTAIIMPRVAPQSPSVYSEETYKSLSTLKAVNSSFASLTIAALMLTLCGGLTTGLSFYMMYTMGRRYYLDFGVLSGFTCFLLGMLGLRSRRNQLLPNRNYISGYIVLSSFSLLSAFGLLILLSVQPLPGTALNDITSGAVCSISILSLCLATIGLLASYCCARDPPDNRVGTTRWY